The genomic window gattGTGATAAttataacattaaaaaactaaagatttcTCTTTATCTTTGCAATGAACTGTTGACATGTTTCCTGTTATCtatagttttgtttaatttttagctgttttttcattttattttagttctgatgtctgtttgttttataaaacatacataactttatttatttagttcatTTATATATGCATTTCTTTGATAAAAGGTGacaaatttgttgttttcttttcatttagctCGTTTGTTTTCGGCCTTGGAGCCTCTTCACTTTGCAAACTGGTGGTCAGATCAAACACACGATCAGTGACGAAGATGGAGGATTCTCATTTATGTGCCTCTAATCTTTTGAGGGATCAAACTGAGCTAAAAAGACTCGTTTCCTGTCACTGAAGGAGACGAGCGCGGCGCTTGTTGTAGCTCACGTCTGTGTGAAGaggaaaagcaaacatttagtGAGTGAAGATCAACCTCCGAGCATCTCTCAGCAAACTGAGAAACACGAAACAAACTCTGAGAACGGCATGAAGAGAAGTCGactccaaaccaaaaaaaactgaggaaaagCTTTGAAAAGTTTCTGGATCTAACCGATcttccaaaacacaaaaaatggtttGCAATCAGTCCGTTTGACAGATACTGACCTGAAATCAGTGCGGTAAAAGCTGCTTATTGTCTGAGCGCTaaccagatctttgtttaaaacttcgccattaactatttggagttatctctgtctgttagcaaaataagtCGCGAACCaccaaatggattttaatgaaactttcagaaagtaatcactggatgtacgtctacaactgactaacgtTTGGAGtaaatctaattcaagatgtccTCCACAGCTGATCACAAATCtaatcagttaattttacagatattgagatgaatcttagtgtggtagtagttgagagttcTTCACAGGACATACTTTAAGTTCTAACAAATCGTGTGtcatggttgtttttattttgttattctttATTCGTTGTTCTCTGTATGTTCTGtagcctgttttctgttttttcagtcgcctgtttgtgttcctgatCACTCGTTGGTTTCACCTGTTGCTGATCTGTTCCTGTCAGATGTTCTCATTCAGTAATCAGCCCATTTCTTGGTTTTTCTCTGTCAGTTCCTCGTGTGCCACTCCTCTGATCAGATCTGgggttttatttatgaaaacattttgggttttcaACCAAACAGCCACTTTTGTTACATCACGTCCCGGGAGTTTTAGAGTTTTAGTGTGACGCCTGGGCTGTAAGGTAgaccaaaacattattttcaagatttaatcaaagcagaaacttcaaagttttttttttttaaataggatgatcttagtctaaaactctggcatgaaaggcagagagCAATATATATGTCATTTTGCTTAGAAATTTACTTGATCTTTTTAGTCAACAGATCTTATTGGTCTAAATTGATTTGCATAGGAAGGAGGTTTTGCACCAGAGCTTCATGTAACctaaacagtgtttaaaagaggaaaaaagctCCCAAACTTCTCTTGTTCTGAGTCACTGAGGGTTGTCTGGGATCCCAGCCACACAAGGGCCCCCTCTAGTGCTTTCTGTTTCATTAACCCCCCCGCCGCCGCCCATCACCACCTTCACAAGCTGCCTCGCCATGTAAACAGAAAGCAGACGGAGCAGCGATGACGAATGCGGATGAGCTGGTGTGAtggagattttttaaaaaacggtGAAACCTGAGACTTGGGCGGCTCGTTTCTGAATCatctgctggaggaggagctgcaggagccaaaaaaatgcagatgaaaaagcacagaaacagatTCTTTCATCTTACATTTCTCACTGCTGCCATGTTTATATTCTTGTTCTGAACCGTCTCAGATTATTAGTTTTGGAGGTTCTGATCCTCGGAGCAGATCTGCTGCTAACTAACTCTGCCTGCTTATTTAGGGACAACATATCACCGTTAAAGCGTCCTCTAACccactgaaacaaagaaatactGCAGTCAGATTCTCAGTTCCTCCATCTCTGTTAGCAGAACTCCACAACCCGACATCGTCTTTTAATAAACGTGCAACGCAGGCCTGCAGGAAATATCACGAACAGATGAGAAAAATCTGTGCAGAGACTGTAGATTTtactgcaaaaagcaaaaatcaccAGCTAGGCTgagcatttcttcaaagaatgcatatcgccccaCTAAGATCAAAAACAATGCAGTCAAAGCTGTTTTGTCAAACCTAAAAACCAGTTATGtcaccctcagagtatgtgttttaaatgactctcagctactaccacatcaaattttagctcaatatctctataaatgactgagttatagccatttttgtgttggctaaggttgattagttatggcagccatctttaattggaatgactccaaaaataaatcagttgtagatgtacatctaatcaTTAacctctgagagtttcactaaaatctgccaagtggttcgtgagatattttgctaacagacaaacattgtTGGCTCCAACAGTCGATGCTATGGTTTTCGGCAAAAATCTTGCACCTTGAGAAATGCTTGGAGTAaatattgtgaatgactctcagctactaccacgacaAATTCAAGCTCAATCTTTGTAAAATGGACGAAATtctagtaatttttgtgttttccaaggtgaGTCGGCTGTAATgaccatcttgacttgggttggctccaaacattaatcagctatagatgtttatccaataattatttcctgcaagtttcattaagatgtgtccattggttcatgagatattttgctaacagacacatgaacgaAAAtatgttttgccttttattgCTGAGCGATAAGATTTCCTACTGAACAGTgaagtaaacacaaaacaaccgTGTTTAATTCCGTTTCTATATAGCTACAGAAACGTGGACCAGACTGACTGTGGAGAACgtttcaggcaaaaaaaaaaagaaaaagaattgaAGGAACTGCCTTTCTCCTTAAATTTTCCATTTAGCTCACCAGaaagctgctctttttttcccccacgcTGAAGGAATGGGTTTTTGATCTGTGCAGAGCAGGAAAACTGAttcatttggtttaaaaaaaaaagtctaaaaactctatttgtttgtttttctcatataAACCTATAGTTGTGCTTTAAAACTCTACATGCAGCAAGAGGTTAAAGTTGAAATATTTCATCTATTATGTGATCAAAGGGCGATAAGCCTGGCGGTTTAGCATTAATGAGAGCAGATGTCGTGTTTTGTCACCTGCTCTCACCTTCAGGCCCAGGCTGGACGTCGGTTCTTGTCTTCAGACCGGGTCTTCCTCTCATCTCGGaggtctgattttttttttcctcctgagcCTCTCCACACTGAAGGCAGCTGTGGCTGCTGGCTGAGCTCGGGCTGTGGGAGGCAGCGGCAGGCCAGCGGGGAGGAGCTCCAACATCTGGAGAAGAAGGAAAACTGGCCGGAGAACGGGGAGCAGAAACCTGCTGTTACCCTGTCTGCAGAAAGTGCTGTTTCAGTTCGATTAAACCTGAAGAAATTCAGAAAGGGTAAAAAGGAGCGGGTCGGAggcacagatttaaaaagacGGGACTGCTTTTGTTGAGTTTGAACCCTGCGGGCCTCTACTGATGTCAGGGCGGGTCTGAACATGTGGGAGGGAGTTCAGTCACTGCCTGAGCGGGTCAGAAAACCCTTCAAGTCAACCTCAGACCAGCTCCTTTTAACATCCGCGGCTCGCTTTGTTGTCAGCATTAGGTCTCCTTCAGTAAAAGTTTCTTAActtgacagaaaaacatttaaatatgtgaAATAATTCAGCAGtctaaaagcataaaactgaTTAAGATTATAAAGCTGAACAGCTACAAACTAACACAACAAATTAATTTAAGTAAACTCAACAAAAAGTAACTTTGAAGaataaaaagtgataaaaatagaGGCTTTGATGCATAAATCTGTGGTAAGATCTCTCTCAGACTCGGGTCCAGTCCGATGAtcactttctgggagtttcctTCCAGTGggtgatgagatattttgctaacagacaaacagggacGATACAAGCAAATGAGCTGCACCTGAATTGTTGGGGaggacgctcagctactaccacaccaaatttgagcttgtTATCCGTAAAGCTAAATGacttgtagctatttttgtgtttcgctaaggttgcttagttgtggcggccatcttgattgggGTTGACTCGtgacgttaatcagttgtagcttactttctgagagcttcgttaaaatccgtccaaTGGCTCCTCCCTCCTTTGGCAGCGGGAGATAATTTACCACACAGCTCCTTAATCCGagagttaaatttattttattaaaatgatcaaaatgaaACCGTCGGcatgaaggttttgtttttgtagtgtcatctatttaaatttaatgcATTGGTTTGAATTAGCACATTAACGCTGAAtacagtacagaaaaaaaacattcctcttgaacttttcacattttgtcacgttaaaaaaacacaaacttctaagccttttactgggattttttttatgaaagacaaacacaaagtgttGCATATTTGTGAGGCAGgaggaaaacataaataaagcataaaataacaCGTTAATTCGTATCCAGCCCCTTTACTCTCATACCCTGAACTAGAAGTCGCCGAATTAGTAAAACAGAGTCCAcgtgtgtaatttaatctcattATTAATCCAGttgttctgtgaaggcctcagagaCTCGTTACAGAACATTGGTGATCAAGCAGCaccatgaagaccaaggaacacgtCAGACAGGTGACAGACAGGGTTGTTGAGACGTAGCACAGTGAGGTATATCATTCTTCGAGCGGGGCAAAATCACTGTGTTAGGTCAGAATGGCGGCAATTAAATGGTATATAACAGAAAAATAGGTTTAGTGATAGTTAGTAGGCAACAGAATGAGTTTACGTCAGCCATCCAGTTATGATAAAACTGCTGGCCTTGTTGTGTCTTACTGATAAGCTTTGTTCAAAAAGGCACATTCAgacggctgctgctgcttggaGTTGTCTCATCCATGAGATTTTCTGCCTCATATTTCTTCCGTAATAAATTGGTAAATATAAACACGCTGGGTTTTCCCGTCTCCCCTATCTTTTTGCCTCAGGTGAAGCAGTCCCGGAGCTGAAATGCCGAATTAAAAAGATGCCAAACTGGTGGAGACGGCCCAGCCAACCAGCAGACTGTCTTACTCCCAGACTCGTGTCACCAGGAAAAAGTTACTCTGAGTTTACTCTGATCCCTGATTCAGTCGGTGAACAGCAGAAGAAAGTTGGGAGCTTCTTTCGTGCTTATTTCTGAAATGATGCCCTTCTTTATGCCACGGTAATTACACGTTACGGTCTGCTAAACCTCCAGTCATGCAAAGTCAGTATAATTATCTCCTTCCTCCAGTTTTGCTTCTTATTTCTTAAAGGTTTTTGCTTTTCACGTTCAAAAATACGAGAGGTTTTGAGTTGCATTGAAAGGTTTTTCCCTGGTTTGTGCAGCAGAGGGATGAAGATCAACAGAGCAGGAGAGGAACCGGAATCCCACCGGCGTCCTGGACAGAGGGGTCTTTCTTCTCCTCGGATCCCCCCACGGTTCTCCCCTACAGGCCGCAGTTTGTCAGCCAATCCGCCCGCCATTTGCTGAGGAAATGTTCACTTAGCGCAGGAAGTCTGAGGTTTCACCCCGTCCGTTTGATTTCAGCTGTTACCCAAACAGCACCGGGGTTAGGAGTCGGGTCAGAACAACATAGGTGGGAACTAAACCCAGAGGAGCCGAGAAACCTCATTTCACCTGTGTTACACATTCATGTGAGCAGCAAAAAAGCTTCAAGTTAATACTCTTATTCACCTGATTTTATCTTGGATAAAATTGGACTTAAAACCATTAGATCACATTAATGAAGTCAGGCCTCTTTTAGCCCCTTAGCTACAATTATTAAGGATGCTAATGTGTAAGCATAACTACCTTGGATCTTTGTtgcacagctttgaaataaaacgtgCAAATTCTACACCAAAACGTGTCGCTCAATCAGGAGTTTTAGTAGCGGCACGTCGAATGTCgtagaaaaaaaattcaccaaaaagaaaaactgcgaGAACAAAAGACGCAGCCGACTtcggagctctgcagctcagggaaacttcacagcagaaacgtcgtttaaagtttaaacgtgtcacagaaagttggactttatgtgTCTGagctggcattttgatatcttttaagGGTTTTACACAATTCTGGTTTaggttttttgatttttacagattttttttccagtgttcaACTGACAATTGACGAActtttgagatgttttaagtttttaatctCTTACTCTCACAACATTTTTTTGGTTcctatacaaattatacattaaaacacagggatttttgtcttctttaatccagtgtgtctctcactgctgtagggTTTACAGTTTCTCTCAAATCCCTCCAGAATACAGGGAAAGGTTTACGTAGATCGACTTGTATTTTAGCACAGATCAGAAAGTGAAGTGTCTTTTTACCTTGTCATAACTTCtgcataaaacactgcagaaaccTAAAACTTCAGTTGCTGAATTGTGAGACTCTTCTGCCGCACACGGTTTAAGAatttttaagatctgacttatagttttcacacagcaaccgtttgtttgaggcttacttttcagtctgctttTGTCTGCCCCTCATTAACTTGGCCTCACGAAGGCAATAAGGCTGTGAGATCAAATTAAATGGCTTAAATGATTGCTAATGACTCATTTCCACCATTACtgtccaaaaaaataaacataatagTCATATATTATTAACTTAGTAGTTTCATAGTTAATAATGCGTTATCACTTTGCTACCAGCAAAGTTTCTTTACCTAAACTGGAAAAATCTAAGCTGATATTTTGTTGGTTTGAAGCTGAAAAGTTGGGGAAGCTTTAAACTGGTCATAGTAATAATAATGCTCCACCGGATGAAGCAAACGTCAcatctttcctttaaaaagTTTACCAAGGAGATCAGTAAATAGACCGATCCCGCTGCACCATTAATGTGAAGTTCCTCTGTTGTCCTGCTGGGGAAGTCGGGAGCAGAAACCTTACTGCAGTTTCTTCTTGGCCATCTGGGCCAGCTCCCTGgctttcctcctcttcagcttctttttGAGGAGGAGCAAGTCGATGTAGACGATGTGATCCAACACTGCGGAGGCGCAGAGGAGTCCGCCGTGTAGAGCGCCTGCGATCCCACAGCTGAACACATCCTGACCTGGAAACGACACGTCAGAGACGCAAGCATTAGAGCAAAAACTGAAGATTCTGgtataaaatcaaaacactgcAGCTACATTCTCACATGCGAAAGGCTTAGAAACTCTCCTTccttaaatgtaaaagaatCTGAGCACTTCAGAGAGATTTCTGTGCCTGTGGCAGCTGCAAATATCTGATCATGGCGTCTCCTTGTGGCTGATTTTTTCCCCTACCTGAGATGTAGAGGTTTTTAACGGGTGTGCTGCACCGGTTCTTGGCTACGGCCTCAGCGTAGAACCGCTCCAGGTTGTGTTCAGCGGAGTACATGGCTCCACGCTGAGATCCCAGGTAGTGCATGTTGGTCAGAGGGGTCGCCACGTCCTGGAAGACCAGCTGAAGAACCGGCCAAACAGAAAAGGTCAACGCTGAGGGCTGAACGACAGCTGAAGtttgttaaagaagctgaaactaagctgaaaaagctaaaccaatcagaacaaaagcaaacaaaagttaaaagcctaaatcagcaaaatagtagctaaaagctaaaattagctaaacagtaTCTAAATGTAAACTCAGCATaatggcagctaaaagtaaaaaaaagcaaaacggtgaataaaagctgaaattagcagaacagtagctaaatgttaaaattagtgTAGTTTCAGCTAAAAGCCTAAAccagcaaaatagtagctaaacgctaaaattagctaaacagtaCCTAAATGTAAAACCAGCATAATcgcagctaaaagaaaaaaaaaaaaaaaaaaaaaaaaaaaaaaaaggcaaaacagtGATTAAAAGCAGTGGCTAAAAGtaaaacggtagctaaaagccaaaactaCCAACACAGTAATTAAAAGTataaattagcagaacagtagctaaaagttaaaaccagcatATTGtcagctaaaacataaaattagcaaaacagtaattcaaattcaaagctaaagctaaagtagctaaaagcttaaaattaaataagtatGTTAAAGTAGATTACTAAAAGCTCAATTTTTCTATGATTTAATGAGTTCTTAATGTATTTCGATGAGgaaaaagatgtaaataaatgtaaggtaagtattttaaaatctataacAGTTCCAGAAACCAAAAGTTATGGCTGTGATTTATTTAACGAGCTGAATATTTTAATCCAGGAAGTAGTTACAGCCCCCAAAAAAACCTATAGAAGAatctataaacaggaaaacaacaacatgaactCATCATTTATACAAGTACTGCGCACATCTGAAACAGAAGcttaaacaacataaatataaaagttttagttgattttttaaatttctttgtcACCCTCTGGGGCAGATGTTGACAGATGTTACCTTGTCTTTGATTTTCGGGAACACGGTGCAGGCCCAGGCGAACAGGTTCTCAGCAAATCTCGATTTGTAGTCCAAGTACTCGTCCCCCCTTTTGCGCACCGTGGTGTCCGTCCACTCTTCAAACCACTCGTACTTCACCATGGTCAGGATGGTCATGCAGGATTTCCCTGAAAGGGTCAAACAACGTCAGTTTTGAATCAGATCCAGTCtcctttgatttgtttaatttctgtctttgtcgTGAGCAGTAAGACAAAGCGTTTGTGTGTACCCGGGTGCCTCAGCTTGGCCTCGGGGTCTTTGGCGGATGGAACTGTGATGAACATCATGGGGACATTATCTGGTGCTTCCTCTTTACTCAAAGCAAAGAACTCCTCCATCCTGACAAAAAACAGCGAGGACATTTATTATTCACACAAAATGAGCGATAAAAGGAAAAGTCGTGGTTTTAGTTCCATCCTTATACAGCTGATAAACACTCCTCATACACGTCAAGGATAAGGGAgacctttgaggaccaaaatgttcatattttgaagACGGATGGTTTGAGAGAGACGTGAAAGAAGCCATATATATCAAACAGAGGAAAAGGTCTCACCTAAAATTGAGCGTTAaacctgatccccagtcagttttactctAATCAagaccttcattcatgtgacaATAATGGTCCATTtgtaaatcagacaaaaaaagaccctaatgaccctctattgtgaggagagtgagttcatctgcaggtgaatccagCTTTAAGAGCTCGAATTTcacagtttctgctttttgaactGATAAAGCTCCTTTGATGAGAAgccaaacatcttcagctacagaacagaaatccagttgtttttgtcttttaaccttttttggatttacaaCGTCCTGGACGACTGAGAAGCTACATCAGCTCCTTATACAACAGCACCCCCTTGTGGTTGTTAAATGACGGTGTAGATTCTCTGTCATCCAGGACaaggtaaatccaaaaaaggttaaaaaaaaacaacaaaaacaacgatttctgttctgtcactgcagatgttttgcttcttatccGAGGAGCTTTACCAGTTGTGAAATGACGTTCCTGTGCTCAGCTTCGTACTTACGATTTGTCCATGTCGTTGTCTTTGAACAGCCAGAAGTTGGTGGACACAAGGCCCAGTTCCTCCTCGGTCCCATCGAAACCGCAGAAGACCAAGAACGATCCTCTGCCGTGTTTCATCGTGCTCAGTCTTTTTTGAACATCTACGATGAAAGGTTGGCGTTACTGACCCAGCGGGACGCCCTTCAGCTCCACCTCCACGTCAGGCAGGTACTCACCCCGTCTGGCCCGGATCTCAGGTGGGAGAAGCTTCTGGAAGGTGGTGAAGACGCCGCAGTTGGAAACCACCACAGGTGCGTGgagctccacctcctcctgacCCTTCCTTACCTTCACACCTGCCACACAGAAAGTCTCACCATCTCAGCCTTTATTGGGGCAGTTCAGAAAACTTAggaacagttattatcttacctgttgcagatggctctttgaacagcctaaTTTTGgataaaattgattttttttatctgtttgcagctgttttaaaacagctgcaatcccaaaaatgtcatagcagttcatgcaaacactgtttaataaacctcggttatcgcccgccgccatgACAGGCATgcagtctgtgtttgtttgtctgcctgttagcaaaatatctcttgaaccactggatggatttgactgaaacttatgtgtacgtctacagctgattaacctttggagtcagttaAGCTGGCTTCTACCGCTAATCAACAATAGCTAACACAGAAAACAAGGCAAAAAAgtcaggtaattttacagatgttaagctaaaatttggtgtggtggtagctgagagtcatccccaacacatactctgagtccTAACAAATCGGGCAAGCTTTTGTTCAAAATGCTGCCATgaaaggaatgctaggactttaatttccaaacaacattcaaaggttgtttttgttttacaagggcagttagcagcagctagctgtagcacttcctgtaggaagatcttaatatttctgctaaaataaccatttaatgAGAAACTGgtggcagtgtaaaggttttcATGAGGTGTCATCTCGccagttcagtcagaattaaactccaacTCTTCATACTGAGGCTGATCACGGAGACATccacaacaggtgagataatgATTACTCATAACCTGAGAACCACCACTTTAAAGGAGACAAACTAATCCTCTAACAGGTTTTAATTCTCACCATAAGCCGCTCCCTTCTCGTTAACCAGGATCTGGGAGACCGGAGCTCGGACGAGGCAGTTCCCTCCGTGTTTCTGAATGGTGCGGATGATGTGGAAAGCGATCTCGCTGGCGCCTCCTTTAGGGTAGTAGGCGCCTCGTTTGTAGTGATGGATCAGGAGGGCGTTGATCAGAACACTGGATTCCTTCGGAGGAACTCCTACATGTGATGAGAGTATTACTTTAGTTTTGATCCAATGAAGGCTCAAACAGATTTTATCGTTTCTGTCAGGGTTTGAGTGGATGTTGGACCTGTTGAAGACCCACCATAGAATAAGTAAGAAAAGAGGATTTGCAGATCCTTGTTTTTGGTCAAAGTGTTCATGTATTCTGTTGCACATGTGCCGGAGAGGCGGAAAACTGGAGAGACGAGATCTGCGATTCCCGATTTCAGCAGGAACAATGAGACCCACTGAGGGATCAGCTTCAGAGTCGCCAAATAATGAGTCTTCTTCGCTGAAATCTGTCGagttaaagaaaatgataaatCTACGGGCAGTTAGGGTTGATGTTAGGCTGATAATAAATACCTTCATGATTTTGAAGAAAGTCTCAATGGCCTCCTCCTCAGCAGGGAACTGTTTTATTAGGTGGGTTTTCATCTCAGTTTTCCCAGAGAAGATGGTGTACTCCCGTTTCTCGTCACCCAGGCCGATTTGGATGGTGTCGAAGTGCTGATGGAGCTTCTGAAACTCCAGCTGGCCCTCGGTGATCTGATCGAAGGCGATTCGTAGCAGACTGTTCTCATGGACCTGACCGATGTAGTGAAGACCTGAAGACAAAGGAGAGGGTGTTAAAcatctgtttcatttaaaaaaacatgcaaaattaggtttttacaactttcagtaaaaaaaacataaaaaacttacTACTATACAAcataaataacttaaaaatacTATATTTGTCATGAGAAGTAgctattttattataatttgtttgttcctgctgtaaaataaacaataatgatcaataaatgtaacatttgttCAAATTCTGTGCCTCTATGTGTTCCCGCTTTTTTTATAAATGGCGTTAGTTGTTACttgtgcaaatatttttttgcaaacgAAACATATTATGAAAAATTAACAAagactgttttgtgtttgaataaattaaatggtGCAATTAAGCAAATACAGCTAAATTTGTCAGGTAATTGTCGAGGCTGCTGACAGAaaataagttaattttttttgtttagttcacattttaata from Kryptolebias marmoratus isolate JLee-2015 linkage group LG17, ASM164957v2, whole genome shotgun sequence includes these protein-coding regions:
- the si:ch1073-13h15.3 gene encoding inactive all-trans-retinol 13,14-reductase; its protein translation is MWLLIILVLLVVWAGGTYWYLFGKASPFSLESVRPPGPREFDQKKRDKVIKQGFSADKVPQNLDVIVIGSGIGGLTAGATLAKAGKKVLILEQHDQAGGCCHTYIEKGFEFDVGLHYIGQVHENSLLRIAFDQITEGQLEFQKLHQHFDTIQIGLGDEKREYTIFSGKTEMKTHLIKQFPAEEEAIETFFKIMKISAKKTHYLATLKLIPQWVSLFLLKSGIADLVSPVFRLSGTCATEYMNTLTKNKDLQILFSYLFYGVPPKESSVLINALLIHHYKRGAYYPKGGASEIAFHIIRTIQKHGGNCLVRAPVSQILVNEKGAAYGVKVRKGQEEVELHAPVVVSNCGVFTTFQKLLPPEIRARRDVQKRLSTMKHGRGSFLVFCGFDGTEEELGLVSTNFWLFKDNDMDKSMEEFFALSKEEAPDNVPMMFITVPSAKDPEAKLRHPGKSCMTILTMVKYEWFEEWTDTTVRKRGDEYLDYKSRFAENLFAWACTVFPKIKDKLVFQDVATPLTNMHYLGSQRGAMYSAEHNLERFYAEAVAKNRCSTPVKNLYISGQDVFSCGIAGALHGGLLCASAVLDHIVYIDLLLLKKKLKRRKARELAQMAKKKLQ